CATCTGGGGCTGCTCGTTCCTGTTCATGCGGGTGGCGGTGCCCTCGTTCGGTCCGTTCGCGCTGGTGGAGGTCCGGTTGGTGCTGGGCGCGCTGGTCCTGCTGCCGTTCCTGTGGCGCGCCCGCGCGCAGTTCCCGCCGCGGCGCTGGCTGTGGCTGGCGCCGATCGGGCTGATCAATTCGGCGCTGCCGTTCGTGCTGTTTGCCTATGCGGCGGAGCAGGCGCCGGCGGCGATCGGCGCGATCTGCAATGCGATGACCGTGCTGTTCGCCGCGCTGATCGCCTTCCTGTTCTTCGGCGAGAAGATCGGCATGCGCCGCGCCGGCGCCTTGCTGGTTGGTTTCGCCGGCGTGGTGGTGCTGGCCACCGCCAAGGTTTCCGGCCTGAGCATCGGTACCGCGGTGATCGCCGGCGCTGCGGCGTCGTTGCTGTACGGGCTGGGCGTGAACCTGGTGAAGCGCCACATGACCGGTCTGCCGTCAGCGGCGGCGGCGGCAGCCACGCTGTCGTGTGCCTCGCTGTGGATGCTGCCGATGGCGGTGAGCCACTGGCCGCAGGCAGCGATTCCGCTCAAGGCCTGGGGCGCGGCGATCGCGCTGGGCGTGGCCTGCACCGGCCTGGCCTTCTTGATGTTCTACCGCCTTATCGGTCGCATCGGCCCGTCACGCGCCTCGACGGTGACCTACCTGATTCCGCTGTTCGGCGCCGCGTTTGCGTGGATGTTCCTGGGCGAGGCGGTGACGGTGCAGATGCTGATTGCCGGTGCGTTGATTCTGGGTAGCGTGGCGGTGAGTCAGAAGGGCTGAGGCGTTTTTGCACGTGGCGCGTGCTGAAGGTGCGTCACTGTTCATGGGCGTTACTTTTCTTTGTACGCAAAGAAAAGTAACCAAAAGAAACGTTCCGCCGACCGCGAGCCGGTGCTGCGCACCGGTACCCCGCGCTGCTCGGCCCGTCGAGGGACGGCACGGGAACTCGCTGCGCTCAAACACCCGCGCCTCTTCGCCCTCGTCGGACCTGCGGTGCTCGGCTCGCTCAAGGCGGATCCAAGATCAAGGGCAGAAGCGGTCGCTTCGCTCGCCGGGCCCGGCCCGGCACTACCAAACATCGTCGTGCAGCTGTGGCTCTTGATCTTGGATCCGCCTTGAGCGAGCCGAGCATCGCAGGGGAATCAGGGGCGAAGAGGTGCCGATGTCTGAGCGCAGCGAGTTCGGCACCGTCCCCTGATTCACCGAGAAGCGGAGGGGACCGACGTGCGAAGCACGGCGGCTCGCGACCTGGCGGCGCGTTTCTTTTGGTTACTTTTCTTTTCGCGCGAAAAGAAAAGTGACGCCCATGAACAATGAAGCGCCTTCAGCACGTGCCACGCGCAGGAAACCATCAGCGCACCGGCACCGGAATATTGCAGAGATCGATATGCCCCGCCGGGCGCTTGTAGAAATCATCCATGCGGTTGCGTCGCGCCTCCACCGTCTCGGCGAACGTCTTCGAATCGGTGCGCAGCACCTGGATCGGTGTGCGCTCGGCCACCGGCACATCGCTGACGCGGCGGATCGACACGATCGGCGTGCGCAGCGTCGGGTCGGTGTAGAAGCCCATCGGTGCCGGGCCGCGCGGGATCGCGCTGAGCAGCTCCATGCCCTTCAGCACGCGACCGACCAGGGTGATGTTGCGGTCCAGCTGGCGCGGCGACTGGCCGGTCACTACGTACAGTTCGGCACCGATGCTGCTGTCTTCCTCGTTGCTGCGGCCGGCGCCGAGCATGCCGTAGCAGTGCGTCAGCCAGGCCTTGCCGGCCTGCGGGTCCTGGCCGACCGGGAAGCCGTCGACGAAACCGGTCTGTGCCGCCCAGCCGTCGCGATCCGGCAGCACGCTCACCTTCAGGCCGGCGCTGGCACGTTCGAACTCGGCCGGCAGCTTGCGCGCCGCACTGCCGAACGGCTTGGCCTTGGCCGCGTCATCGGCGTCGGCATCGCCGAACTGCACCACGAAGTTGTCCTGCGAGCGGTAGATGCTGGTGCCGTCCCAGAAGTGCTCATGCGCGAAGGTCTGGATGTTGGCCACGTGCCGCGGGGCGAACTGCGGCGCCAGCTCGATGATCACCCGCCCGGCGGGCAGATCCATGTAGAGCAGGTTGGCCGGGTCCGGGGTGCGCCAGTCGCTGGCGGCCGAGGCGTCGAGGATCTGCTGCGGGCTGCGGTACGGGGTGGCGGCGCTGGCCAGCGAAGGCAGCAGGCAGGCCAGTGCGAGGGCGGTCAGGGCAAGGCGACGACGGTGCGGCATGGGATCCCCGGAACATGAACGAGGCTTCGATTCTGCGCGAGCGGCCTGGTCTCGCCAACCGGCACGATGACTAACGACACATTCGCTATACCGAACTTCGCACTACTGTGGACTTCAACGTAGTGGAGGGCAGGTCATGGTCGAAGACGATGTCCACCTGAAGAAGTTCCAGAAGGAGCTGAGCGCCGGAACGGTGTCGCTGGCCCTGCTGGCGGTGCTGGCCCGGGCCGGGGAGCCGCTGTACGGCTACCTCATTGCCAAGGAGCTGGAGCGGGTGGGCGAGGGCGTGCTGAGCGGCAAGCAGAGCGCGCTGTACCCGGTGCTGCGCAACCTGGAGGGCGCCGGCCTGCTGGAAAGCCACGTGGAGCCGTCCAGCAGCGGTCCGCCGCGCCGCTACTACCGCATCAATGAGCGTGGCCGCGAAGTGCTGGCGCAGTGGCGCCAGGCCTGGCAGGCCACCCGCGATTCCGTCGATTCCGTGTTGGAGGGGGTACCACAATGAACGACCCGAGCCTGGCAGGCCGCGCCCTGCCCACCACCATCCCGCAGTACCTGGCGCAGCTGCGCGCGGCGCTGGAAGGCGCCGACCCGGCGATGGTGCAGGACGCGCTGTACGACGCCGAGGAGTACCTGCGCTCGGAGCTGGCCGCGCAGCCCGGCCGCAGCGAAGCCGGGGTGATCGCTGATGTGGCCGGCAGCTACGGTGCGCCGGACGAAGTGGCCGAGATCTACCGCGAGACCGAAGTGACGGTGAACCGCGCGCTGCGTACGCCGCGTGCGGATACCGCGCCGGTGCTGCGTGCGGCGGCGGAAGCCAGTGGCGTCGAGCCGGCCTCACCGCCGCCGGCGCCGGTGCAGCGTTCGTTGCTGGCGCGCTTCTTCGGCGTGGTGACCGATCCGCACACCTACGGTGCGCTGTTCTACATGCTGCTGTCGCTGGCCACCGGCATCTTCTTCTTCACCTGGGTGGTAACCGGCCTGTCATTGTCGCTGGGCCTGCTGATCCTGATCATCGGTATTCCGCTGACCGTGCTGTTCTTCGGCTCGGTGCGCGGGCTGGCGCTGCTGGAAGGGCGGCTGGTGGAAGCGCTGCTGGGCGAGCGCATGCCGCGCCGTCCGCGTTACACCGACCGCAGCCGCACCTGGCTGCAGCGCATCGGCGACATGTTCACCGACGGCCGCACCTGGCTGACGCTGCTGTACTTCGTGTTGATGCTGCCGCTGGGCGTCATCTACTTCACCATCGCGGTGACGTTGCTGTCGCTGTCGCTGGGACTGATCTGGGCGCCGGTGGCGGCGATCTTCAGTGGCGAGATTCCGGGCGTGTACGTCGATGGCGTGAATGTACTGCCGATGGCGGCATCGCCGCTGGTGGCGATCGCGGTCGCTGCGGTGGGCGTGCTGCTGTTGCTGTTGACGATGCACCTGGCGCGCGGCATCGGCAAGCTGCATGGGTTGATCGCCAAGAACCTGCTGGTGCGGCTGTAAGCGGCAGGGGTCGGATCCCTGTTCGCAGAACAGGGCTCTGATCGCGGATCCGACCCCGGGCTTCTGGGCAGAGCGGGGGACTACCCCGCCTTGCGCCGCAACGGGGTGACGTTGCTCTTCTTCTTCGTCGCCTTCGCCGCCGGTGCTTCGGCATGGGCGGCGAAGAAGTCGCGCACCTTCGGGTACACCACCTCGCGCCAGCGGCGGCCGCTGAAGATGCCGTAATGGCCGGCACCTTCGACGATGAAATGCTCGCGACGGTCAGCGCTGATGCCGGTGCACAGCGCCTGCGCAGCTTCGGTCTGGCCGAGGCCGGCGATGTCGTCCAGCTCGCCTTCGATGCTCAGCAGGGCGGTGTCACGGATCGCCGACGGATCGACCTTCTCGCCATTGACGACCCACTCGCCACGCGGCAGCAGGAAGTCCTGGAACACCACGCGGATGGTGTCCAGGTAGTACTTGGCCGGCATGTCCAGCACTGCGTTGTACTCGTCGTAGAAGCGACGGTGCGCATCGGCGTCTTCCAGGTCGCCCTTGACCAGGTCGGTGTAGAAATCCCAGTGCGAGCTGAAGTGGCGGCTGGGGTTCATCGACAGGAAGCCGGCGTGCTGCAGGAAGCC
This genomic interval from Stenotrophomonas sp. 57 contains the following:
- a CDS encoding DMT family transporter, whose amino-acid sequence is MNAVPQAAERDWRTPLELTLLGAIWGCSFLFMRVAVPSFGPFALVEVRLVLGALVLLPFLWRARAQFPPRRWLWLAPIGLINSALPFVLFAYAAEQAPAAIGAICNAMTVLFAALIAFLFFGEKIGMRRAGALLVGFAGVVVLATAKVSGLSIGTAVIAGAAASLLYGLGVNLVKRHMTGLPSAAAAAATLSCASLWMLPMAVSHWPQAAIPLKAWGAAIALGVACTGLAFLMFYRLIGRIGPSRASTVTYLIPLFGAAFAWMFLGEAVTVQMLIAGALILGSVAVSQKG
- a CDS encoding peptidylprolyl isomerase, with product MPHRRRLALTALALACLLPSLASAATPYRSPQQILDASAASDWRTPDPANLLYMDLPAGRVIIELAPQFAPRHVANIQTFAHEHFWDGTSIYRSQDNFVVQFGDADADDAAKAKPFGSAARKLPAEFERASAGLKVSVLPDRDGWAAQTGFVDGFPVGQDPQAGKAWLTHCYGMLGAGRSNEEDSSIGAELYVVTGQSPRQLDRNITLVGRVLKGMELLSAIPRGPAPMGFYTDPTLRTPIVSIRRVSDVPVAERTPIQVLRTDSKTFAETVEARRNRMDDFYKRPAGHIDLCNIPVPVR
- a CDS encoding PadR family transcriptional regulator, with protein sequence MVEDDVHLKKFQKELSAGTVSLALLAVLARAGEPLYGYLIAKELERVGEGVLSGKQSALYPVLRNLEGAGLLESHVEPSSSGPPRRYYRINERGREVLAQWRQAWQATRDSVDSVLEGVPQ
- a CDS encoding sensor domain-containing protein, with translation MNDPSLAGRALPTTIPQYLAQLRAALEGADPAMVQDALYDAEEYLRSELAAQPGRSEAGVIADVAGSYGAPDEVAEIYRETEVTVNRALRTPRADTAPVLRAAAEASGVEPASPPPAPVQRSLLARFFGVVTDPHTYGALFYMLLSLATGIFFFTWVVTGLSLSLGLLILIIGIPLTVLFFGSVRGLALLEGRLVEALLGERMPRRPRYTDRSRTWLQRIGDMFTDGRTWLTLLYFVLMLPLGVIYFTIAVTLLSLSLGLIWAPVAAIFSGEIPGVYVDGVNVLPMAASPLVAIAVAAVGVLLLLLTMHLARGIGKLHGLIAKNLLVRL